A region of Pseudomonas sp. Marseille-Q3773 DNA encodes the following proteins:
- a CDS encoding ATP-binding protein translates to MQTLQNDVHGTANTTARGLAMPLLEFNLLRWFSLISLLIIAAVAGGLGYVSTRFVVRDSVERDAMLTAQFIQAIAQAEVRHSQLPPGSTMGELLDPRLDQQHLQFSPALAESTRVEFLDHVAHLPDILLANVYARDRTIIWSTNPALIGERIEADGDLDRAFHSRKAASASYHQANDDREEQKFQREPRSLFIENYIPLFDSQGEQVLAMVEIYKEPQDLARRIQRGYVLIWASTLVGGALIYFGLFWIVRRAAQLLHLQQDRLVANETYVALGEMSSAVAHSLRNPLANIRSSAELAQEIAAPAAQKNIADIISQVDRMSRWVRDFLVSLRPASDEAEAVDLVAAIEDTRLAFAQQIERNGIRFRYEGPALQWVNSQPLQLTQILNTLFSNALEAMPDGGQLCAQVSVQDGQRAELVLVDTGKGMSQQQERMVFKPFYTTKQGGLGVGLALVKRIMERFGGSVSLSSREQEGTRVSLTFNIAAGGAHGAQHPGSRG, encoded by the coding sequence ATGCAAACGCTGCAGAACGACGTTCATGGCACGGCCAACACGACTGCTCGCGGTCTGGCCATGCCATTGCTCGAGTTCAACCTGCTGCGCTGGTTCTCGCTGATCAGCCTGCTGATCATTGCCGCCGTGGCGGGCGGGCTGGGTTATGTGTCAACACGTTTCGTGGTGCGCGACAGTGTCGAGCGCGACGCCATGCTGACCGCCCAGTTCATCCAGGCCATCGCTCAGGCCGAGGTGCGCCATTCGCAATTACCGCCGGGCAGCACCATGGGCGAGCTGCTCGATCCGCGCCTGGACCAGCAGCACTTGCAGTTCAGCCCGGCGCTTGCCGAATCGACCCGGGTGGAATTCCTCGACCATGTCGCGCACCTGCCGGACATATTGCTGGCCAACGTCTATGCCCGCGATCGCACCATCATCTGGTCGACCAACCCGGCGCTGATCGGCGAGCGCATCGAGGCCGATGGCGACCTCGACCGCGCTTTCCACTCGCGCAAGGCAGCCTCGGCCAGCTACCACCAGGCCAACGATGACCGCGAAGAGCAGAAGTTCCAGCGTGAACCGCGTTCGCTGTTCATTGAAAACTACATTCCGCTGTTCGACAGCCAAGGCGAACAGGTGCTGGCCATGGTTGAAATCTACAAGGAGCCGCAGGACCTGGCCCGGCGCATCCAGCGCGGCTACGTGTTGATCTGGGCCTCGACCCTGGTGGGCGGGGCGCTGATCTACTTCGGCCTGTTCTGGATCGTGCGGCGTGCCGCGCAGCTGCTGCACCTGCAGCAGGACCGACTGGTGGCCAATGAAACCTATGTCGCCCTGGGCGAGATGTCATCTGCGGTGGCGCACAGCCTGCGCAACCCGCTGGCGAACATCCGCTCCAGCGCCGAACTGGCCCAGGAAATCGCCGCCCCTGCGGCACAAAAGAACATCGCCGACATCATCAGCCAGGTCGACCGCATGTCGCGCTGGGTACGCGATTTTCTGGTGTCGCTGCGCCCCGCCAGTGACGAGGCCGAAGCCGTGGACCTGGTGGCGGCCATCGAGGATACCCGGCTGGCTTTCGCCCAGCAGATCGAACGCAACGGCATACGCTTCCGCTACGAAGGCCCCGCTTTGCAGTGGGTGAACAGCCAGCCGCTGCAGCTCACGCAGATTCTCAACACGCTGTTTTCCAATGCCCTGGAAGCCATGCCTGACGGCGGCCAGCTGTGTGCCCAGGTCAGTGTGCAGGATGGCCAGCGTGCCGAGTTGGTCCTGGTCGACACCGGCAAGGGCATGAGCCAGCAGCAGGAGCGCATGGTGTTCAAGCCGTTCTACACCACCAAGCAGGGCGGCCTTGGCGTCGGCCTGGCCTTGGTCAAGCGCATCATGGAGCGTTTTGGCGGTTCGGTCAGCCTGAGCAGCCGTGAACAGGAAGGAACCCGCGTCAGTCTCACATTCAACATTGCAGCGGGAGGGGCCCATGGAGCACAGCATCCTGGTAGTCGAGGATGA
- a CDS encoding sigma-54 dependent transcriptional regulator: MEHSILVVEDDEVLADNIRTYLGLKGFEVTLCDSAELALEHIQRARPDAVLTDNSLPGMSGHDLLRTLVAQVPDLKVIMMTGYGNVEDAVQAMKEGAFHYLTKPVVLAELKLTLDKALATERMERTLSFYQEREAQKSGLQALIGESPSMLTLKHTLRQLLEAERRMTSNDLPPVLIEGETGTGKELVARALHFDGSRSKGPFIEFNCASIPANLLEAELFGHEKGAFTDAKERRVGLVEAADGGTLFLDEIGEMDLTLQAKLLKLLEDRSIRRIGAVKERKVDLRVISATNCNLEQMVQQGKFRRDLFFRLRIIALKVPRLYARGQDVLLLARHFLAHHGRRYGKPNLRFSAEAENLMLGYSWPGNVRELRNMLEQTVLLAPNDVVQAHQLNLCLTLIDEPMVQQPAPAMFDIPRHEPEPGTSLPDMERDLVCRTLDRTDWNVTKSARMLGLSRDMLRYRIEKLGLTRPDKRQW, translated from the coding sequence ATGGAGCACAGCATCCTGGTAGTCGAGGATGATGAAGTCCTCGCCGACAACATACGTACCTACCTCGGCCTCAAAGGCTTCGAGGTCACCCTGTGCGACAGCGCGGAACTGGCGCTGGAGCACATCCAGCGGGCCCGACCCGATGCAGTGCTGACCGACAACTCGCTGCCGGGCATGAGCGGGCACGACCTGCTGCGCACCCTGGTGGCACAGGTGCCGGACCTGAAAGTGATCATGATGACCGGTTACGGCAATGTCGAAGATGCGGTACAGGCCATGAAGGAGGGGGCTTTCCATTACCTGACCAAGCCGGTGGTACTGGCGGAGCTCAAGCTGACCCTGGACAAGGCCCTGGCCACCGAACGCATGGAGCGCACGTTGTCGTTCTACCAGGAGCGCGAGGCGCAGAAGTCCGGCTTGCAGGCGTTGATCGGCGAATCGCCGAGCATGCTTACCCTCAAGCACACCTTGCGCCAGCTGCTGGAGGCCGAGCGGCGCATGACCAGCAACGACTTGCCGCCGGTGCTGATCGAAGGCGAGACCGGTACCGGCAAGGAACTGGTGGCGCGTGCCCTGCATTTCGACGGTTCACGCAGCAAAGGGCCGTTCATCGAGTTCAACTGCGCCTCGATCCCGGCCAACCTGCTGGAAGCGGAGCTGTTCGGCCACGAGAAGGGTGCGTTTACCGATGCCAAGGAGCGCCGGGTGGGCCTGGTAGAGGCGGCCGATGGCGGCACCCTGTTCCTCGACGAGATTGGCGAGATGGACCTGACCCTGCAGGCCAAGCTGCTCAAACTGCTGGAGGACCGCAGCATCCGCCGCATCGGTGCGGTGAAGGAGCGCAAGGTTGACCTGCGGGTGATCAGCGCCACCAACTGCAACCTGGAACAGATGGTGCAGCAGGGCAAGTTCCGCCGCGACCTGTTCTTCCGCCTGCGCATCATCGCCCTGAAAGTGCCGCGCCTGTATGCCCGTGGCCAGGATGTGCTGCTGCTGGCGAGGCATTTCCTGGCCCACCACGGCAGGCGTTATGGCAAGCCGAACCTGCGCTTTTCCGCTGAAGCGGAAAACCTGATGCTCGGCTACAGCTGGCCGGGCAACGTACGTGAACTGCGCAACATGCTGGAGCAGACCGTGCTGCTGGCTCCGAACGACGTGGTGCAGGCGCACCAGCTGAACCTGTGCCTGACCCTGATTGACGAGCCAATGGTGCAGCAGCCGGCACCTGCGATGTTCGACATCCCCCGGCATGAGCCTGAGCCAGGGACCAGCCTGCCGGACATGGAGCGCGATCTTGTGTGCAGGACCCTGGACCGCACGGACTGGAACGTGACCAAGTCTGCGCGCATGCTCGGCCTGTCGCGGGACATGCTGCGCTACCGCATCGAGAAGCTGGGGCTGACCAGGCCGGACAAGCGCCAGTGGTGA
- a CDS encoding GntP family permease has product MFGLATDTFLLLDALVTIVGLILLITHFKVHPFVALTLAAGFLGLTSGMPVAKVMKSFQDGFGGVLGFVGIVLALGTMLGKLMADSGGADQIAQTLIRAFGKKNVHWAMMFAAFLVGIPLFFEIGFVLLIPLVFIVARRSGVSLIKIGIPLLAGLSVVHGLVPPHPGPLLAIGIFHADIGKTIFYGLIVALPTAIIAGPLFGNFISRYIPGSPSQELMDQIAKESDQGNLPSFTITLVTVLLPVVLMLLKTFADVVLPAEHIVRQWMDLIGHPITALLAALLLAFYTFGAARGFNRQQIMKMLDQSLAPTAAIVLIVGAGGGFKQMLVDTGVGNVIGQMAVQAEISPILLAWLVAAVIRIATGSATVATITGAGIVAPVIDLVPGVNRELLVLATGAGSLILSHVNDAGFWLVKQYFNMTVAETFKTWSMMETILSIVGIVFILLLSLVV; this is encoded by the coding sequence ATGTTCGGACTGGCTACTGATACCTTCCTGCTGCTCGACGCGCTGGTTACCATCGTCGGGCTGATCCTGTTGATCACCCACTTCAAGGTCCACCCCTTCGTCGCCCTGACCCTCGCGGCAGGCTTCCTTGGCCTGACCTCCGGCATGCCGGTGGCCAAGGTAATGAAATCGTTCCAGGACGGCTTCGGTGGCGTACTGGGCTTCGTCGGCATCGTGCTCGCCCTGGGCACCATGCTCGGCAAGCTGATGGCCGACTCCGGTGGCGCCGACCAGATCGCACAAACGCTGATTCGCGCCTTCGGCAAGAAGAACGTGCACTGGGCAATGATGTTCGCCGCCTTCCTGGTGGGTATACCGCTGTTCTTCGAGATCGGCTTCGTGCTGCTGATACCGCTGGTGTTCATCGTCGCCCGGCGCTCCGGCGTTTCGTTGATCAAGATCGGCATTCCGCTGCTGGCCGGGCTGTCGGTGGTGCACGGCCTGGTCCCGCCGCACCCGGGCCCGCTGCTGGCCATCGGCATCTTCCATGCCGACATCGGCAAGACCATCTTCTATGGCCTGATCGTGGCCCTGCCGACCGCCATCATCGCCGGTCCGCTGTTCGGTAATTTCATCTCCCGCTACATCCCCGGCAGCCCCTCGCAGGAGCTGATGGACCAGATCGCCAAGGAGTCCGACCAGGGCAACCTGCCGAGCTTCACCATCACCCTGGTCACCGTGCTGCTGCCGGTGGTACTGATGCTGCTGAAGACCTTCGCCGACGTGGTGCTGCCCGCCGAGCACATCGTGCGCCAGTGGATGGACCTGATCGGCCACCCCATCACCGCACTGCTCGCGGCCCTGCTGCTGGCCTTCTACACCTTCGGCGCGGCCCGTGGCTTCAACCGCCAGCAGATCATGAAGATGCTCGACCAGAGCCTGGCACCGACCGCCGCGATCGTGCTAATCGTCGGCGCCGGCGGTGGCTTCAAGCAGATGCTGGTGGACACTGGCGTGGGTAATGTGATCGGGCAGATGGCAGTGCAGGCCGAGATCTCGCCGATTCTGCTGGCCTGGCTGGTGGCCGCGGTGATCCGCATCGCCACCGGTTCCGCCACGGTCGCCACCATCACGGGCGCGGGCATCGTCGCGCCGGTGATCGATCTGGTACCGGGGGTGAACCGTGAGTTGCTGGTGCTGGCCACCGGTGCCGGCTCGCTGATCCTGTCACATGTCAACGACGCCGGTTTCTGGCTGGTGAAGCAGTACTTCAACATGACCGTGGCGGAAACCTTCAAGACCTGGAGCATGATGGAGACCATCCTGTCGATCGTCGGCATCGTCTTCATCCTGTTGCTGTCACTGGTGGTGTGA
- a CDS encoding gluconokinase, translated as MNSPLSAIVVMGVAGCGKSCIGAAIAARSGGRLIEGDAFHPAENIRKMSAGIPLDDSDRAGWLVRLGQELQATTQAGERPILTCSALKRRYRETLREAMPGLVFVFLELSPAEAEKRVLARPGHFMPASLIDSQFAALESPRGEPLTLALDATQPVDALAEAVDSWLKQRGERSLAQTA; from the coding sequence ATGAATTCTCCCCTGTCTGCCATCGTGGTGATGGGCGTGGCCGGTTGCGGCAAAAGCTGCATCGGCGCTGCCATCGCCGCCCGAAGCGGTGGCCGCCTGATCGAAGGCGACGCGTTCCACCCTGCCGAGAACATCCGCAAGATGAGCGCTGGCATCCCCCTGGACGACAGCGACCGCGCCGGCTGGCTGGTGCGCCTCGGCCAGGAACTGCAGGCAACCACCCAGGCCGGGGAGCGCCCGATCCTCACCTGTTCGGCACTAAAGCGCCGCTACCGTGAAACCCTGCGCGAGGCCATGCCCGGGCTGGTGTTCGTGTTCCTCGAACTGTCGCCCGCCGAGGCCGAAAAACGCGTGCTGGCCCGTCCCGGGCATTTCATGCCGGCGAGCCTCATCGACAGCCAGTTCGCTGCGCTGGAATCGCCGCGTGGCGAACCCCTGACCCTGGCACTGGATGCTACCCAACCCGTCGATGCGCTTGCCGAAGCGGTAGACAGCTGGCTAAAGCAGCGTGGTGAGCGGAGCCTGGCCCAAACCGCCTGA
- a CDS encoding LacI family DNA-binding transcriptional regulator translates to MSRTGSRTTGRPTLAEVARHSGVSPITASRALRGVSTVAPALVEKVVAAAASLGYVANPAARALASARSQSVVVLIPSLSNQLFIDTLEAIHDVMRPRGLEVLIGNYHYDLAEEENLIRNYLAYQPCGMLLTGFERSEASRQMLAASGVPCVHMMELNGDAGALSVGFSQQQAGRAAARHLIERGRKRLAFIAAQLDPRVMQRAEGFRQALAEAGLQAAELEVLAPEPSSIALGSALFSQLLQQAPDVDGIFFCNDDLAQGAVLQALRQGVEVPRQVAMVGFNDLPASAHMVPRLTSIRTPRAAVGRGAAQALLALLDGKRVANAQQDLGFELMVRESS, encoded by the coding sequence ATGTCCCGCACCGGCTCGCGCACCACAGGTCGTCCTACCCTGGCTGAAGTTGCCAGGCATTCCGGGGTTTCCCCGATCACCGCATCGCGCGCCTTGCGTGGTGTCAGCACCGTTGCCCCGGCACTGGTCGAAAAGGTCGTTGCCGCAGCAGCGAGCCTGGGCTATGTGGCAAACCCGGCGGCCCGGGCCCTGGCCTCGGCGCGCAGCCAGTCGGTGGTGGTATTGATTCCGTCGCTGTCCAACCAGCTGTTCATCGACACCCTGGAGGCGATCCACGATGTCATGCGCCCGCGTGGGCTGGAGGTGCTGATCGGCAACTACCACTACGACCTCGCCGAGGAAGAGAACCTGATCCGCAACTACCTGGCCTACCAGCCCTGCGGCATGCTGTTGACCGGCTTCGAACGCAGCGAGGCATCGCGACAGATGCTGGCAGCCAGTGGCGTGCCCTGTGTGCACATGATGGAACTCAACGGCGACGCCGGGGCATTGTCGGTCGGTTTTTCCCAGCAGCAGGCCGGGCGCGCTGCGGCACGCCACCTGATCGAGCGCGGGCGCAAGCGCCTGGCGTTCATTGCTGCGCAGCTCGACCCGCGGGTGATGCAGCGCGCCGAAGGCTTCCGCCAGGCGCTGGCCGAGGCCGGCCTGCAGGCAGCCGAGCTGGAGGTGCTGGCGCCGGAACCTTCGTCCATTGCCTTGGGCAGCGCGCTATTCAGCCAGCTGCTGCAGCAGGCGCCGGACGTCGACGGCATTTTTTTCTGCAACGACGACCTGGCCCAGGGCGCGGTCCTGCAGGCCTTGCGCCAAGGTGTCGAGGTGCCGCGGCAAGTAGCCATGGTCGGTTTCAACGACTTGCCGGCGTCGGCGCACATGGTGCCGCGGCTGACGTCGATCCGCACGCCCAGGGCCGCCGTCGGGCGTGGGGCAGCGCAGGCGCTGCTGGCGTTGCTCGACGGCAAGCGGGTAGCGAACGCCCAGCAGGACCTTGGCTTCGAGTTGATGGTGCGGGAAAGCTCCTGA
- a CDS encoding PAS domain-containing methyl-accepting chemotaxis protein — protein sequence MFDFHRKADLVEIQRSHQALAGLQAKLAAISRSMAMIEFAPDGTILDANERFCQAMGYSADELRGKHHRLFCDPVYAKSAEYQQLWRELAQGKAISGTFERVDKAGREVWLEASYMPVLDEQQQVSSVIKVASDISQRVVQEHESESLLKAISRSMAVIEFTPQGRVIKANQNFLDTMGYRLEEVVGRHHGLFCLAHERESAGYREFWASLNRGEYHSHRFERVDKHGRTVYLEASYNPIFDSKGRLYKVVKFASDITRQVSTQQSAADAAHASSVQTDACARKGTQVVQQAVQVIEQISHELNDAARSIDAVSKQSDVIGQIVLTIRGIADQTNLLALNAAIEAARAGEHGRGFAVVADEVRSLAARTSKATLEIVDVVRQNHDLSLLAVASMQSSLNRTGHGVALANEAGTVIMEIQQGSRHVVDAISQISSTLQLH from the coding sequence ATGTTCGATTTCCATCGCAAAGCCGATCTGGTCGAGATTCAGCGCAGCCATCAGGCGCTGGCCGGTTTGCAGGCCAAGCTGGCGGCGATAAGCCGTTCGATGGCGATGATCGAGTTCGCTCCCGACGGCACCATCCTCGATGCCAACGAGCGCTTCTGCCAGGCCATGGGCTACAGCGCCGACGAATTGCGCGGCAAGCATCACCGGCTATTCTGCGACCCTGTCTATGCGAAAAGCGCCGAATACCAGCAATTGTGGCGTGAACTGGCGCAGGGCAAGGCCATCAGCGGTACGTTCGAGCGTGTCGACAAGGCCGGCCGTGAAGTCTGGCTGGAGGCCAGCTACATGCCGGTACTGGATGAGCAGCAGCAGGTCAGCAGCGTGATCAAGGTGGCGTCCGATATCAGCCAGCGGGTGGTTCAGGAGCACGAGAGCGAGAGCCTGCTAAAGGCCATCAGCCGCTCGATGGCAGTGATCGAGTTCACCCCGCAAGGGCGGGTGATCAAGGCCAACCAGAACTTCCTCGACACCATGGGCTATCGCCTGGAGGAAGTGGTCGGTCGTCACCACGGGCTGTTCTGCCTGGCGCATGAGCGCGAGTCGGCCGGCTACCGCGAGTTCTGGGCGTCGCTCAACCGCGGCGAGTACCATTCGCACCGTTTCGAGCGCGTCGACAAGCACGGGCGGACGGTCTATCTGGAAGCTTCCTACAACCCGATCTTCGACAGCAAGGGCCGCTTGTACAAGGTCGTCAAGTTCGCCAGCGACATTACTCGCCAGGTCAGCACCCAGCAAAGCGCTGCCGATGCCGCCCACGCCAGCTCGGTGCAAACCGATGCCTGCGCGCGCAAGGGCACGCAGGTGGTACAGCAGGCTGTGCAGGTGATCGAGCAGATTTCCCATGAGTTGAACGACGCCGCACGCAGTATCGATGCGGTGAGCAAACAGTCGGATGTGATCGGCCAGATCGTGCTGACCATACGCGGGATCGCCGACCAGACCAACCTGCTGGCCTTGAATGCGGCCATCGAGGCGGCCCGTGCCGGCGAGCATGGGCGTGGTTTTGCCGTGGTCGCCGACGAGGTACGCAGCCTGGCGGCGCGGACCAGCAAGGCGACCCTGGAAATTGTCGATGTGGTGCGCCAGAACCACGACCTGTCGCTGCTGGCAGTTGCCAGCATGCAGTCGAGCCTGAACCGCACCGGTCATGGTGTGGCGCTGGCCAACGAGGCGGGCACGGTGATCATGGAAATCCAGCAGGGCTCACGGCACGTGGTGGATGCCATCAGCCAGATCAGTTCGACGCTGCAATTGCACTGA
- a CDS encoding transporter substrate-binding domain-containing protein, whose translation MKRLLASALLAIGLVSSGALLANSEPRQLLARSVSAAAPLALSSEDRQWLQQRQRLVLGSSRPDYPPLEINVSQRDYEGLSADYAGIIAEQLGIDIEVRRFDSRHEAIAALRDGRIDLLGSSNAFEAADAQLSLSARYADDLPVIVTRERASLKNTSDLAGLRLAMVDHYLPASSVRALYPKAQLSLYRSTLAGLAAVELGEADAYLGDAISTDFTIGKIYQGTLKIDHFCPVAPGAFAFALANDNPRLRRLVDAALARISDSERLNILRRWSSGNTSLLLQRHLAALSDAEEAWIAANPDVSVLVNTSLAPLTFNDTQHRPSGITLDLLKQISLRTGLRFKPVESPSAHTMIEQLVRGDAQMIGALGYGADRSKQLRYTRPYLVSPRVLVSRSDTPLPVASALQDQRIALIRGSPQLALLQRRYPQAKVVEVDNPLGLMEAVANGNADVALSSHINATYYINHVFKDRLRIASVLDDDPAVAAFAVAADQPQLQAILDKALLSIPPEELDQLINRWRTSTLVSDSPWRDYRTLALQVLVLSALLLAGVVFWNSYLRKLINQRTEAQHALQAQLALSRGLLEQLRQAKDDAEQASQTKSTFLATMSHEIRTPMNAVIGLLEMALEDSRGGRCDAQTLQTAHDSAIGLLELIGDILDISRIESGHITLQPVPTNLVELVRASVRVFEGNARAKGLHLHSELPAAPVWVLADPLRLKQVLSNLISNAIKFTDRGEVQASLQFSAHDTERLAVVLSVRDTGIGISPADQARLFNAFVQADGPRARQGAGLGLVISRTLAELMGGTLSLQSVEGVGTKVQINLQLPACAAPAQTEQHAPAMESDSGPLNILVVDDYPANLLLLERQLHTLGHRVTLAENGATALTHWQTEHFDLVITDCSMPVMDGHELTRRIRSLEGERGLPPCRILGVTANAQAEERARCLASGMDECLFKPIGLRTLKTHLPQAQQPQPQPQQPPPAQPGSGLNLGELRHLTQGDEQLTRHLLEQLLQSVSDDLAALRALAADAPAEALRALAHRIKGGAKMLKVRTLVKACEAIEQAHDQGRPTAQLRMQLQDSLQDLLVELGDALSAIAASN comes from the coding sequence ATGAAGCGCCTGCTGGCAAGCGCCCTTCTGGCCATCGGCCTGGTCAGCTCCGGCGCGCTGCTGGCCAACAGCGAACCCCGCCAGTTGCTCGCCCGCTCGGTCAGCGCTGCCGCGCCTCTGGCACTGTCCAGCGAGGACCGGCAATGGCTGCAGCAACGCCAGCGCCTGGTGCTGGGCAGTTCACGGCCCGACTACCCACCGCTGGAAATCAACGTCAGCCAGCGTGACTATGAGGGCCTCAGCGCCGACTACGCAGGGATCATTGCCGAGCAACTAGGTATCGACATCGAAGTGCGCCGTTTCGACAGCCGCCATGAAGCCATCGCTGCGCTTCGGGACGGCCGGATCGACCTGCTGGGCAGTTCCAACGCGTTCGAGGCGGCCGACGCCCAGCTCAGCCTGAGCGCGCGCTATGCCGATGACCTGCCGGTCATCGTTACCCGCGAGCGGGCGAGCCTGAAGAACACCTCCGATCTCGCCGGCCTGCGCCTGGCCATGGTCGACCATTACCTGCCCGCCAGCAGCGTCCGGGCCCTGTACCCGAAAGCGCAACTGAGCCTGTATCGCTCGACCCTCGCCGGGCTGGCCGCCGTCGAGCTGGGTGAGGCCGACGCCTACCTGGGCGATGCCATCAGTACCGATTTCACGATTGGCAAGATTTACCAGGGCACCTTGAAGATCGACCACTTCTGCCCTGTCGCCCCCGGGGCGTTTGCCTTTGCCCTGGCCAATGACAACCCACGCCTGCGCCGGCTGGTCGACGCGGCGCTGGCGCGCATCAGCGATAGCGAACGCCTGAACATCCTGCGCCGCTGGAGCAGCGGTAACACCAGCCTGCTGTTGCAGCGCCATCTCGCCGCACTGAGCGATGCAGAAGAGGCCTGGATCGCGGCCAACCCCGACGTCAGCGTACTGGTCAACACGTCGCTGGCACCGTTGACGTTCAACGACACCCAGCATCGCCCCAGCGGCATCACCCTCGATCTGCTCAAGCAGATATCGCTGCGCACGGGGTTGCGTTTCAAGCCGGTCGAAAGCCCTTCGGCCCACACCATGATCGAGCAGCTGGTCCGCGGTGACGCGCAGATGATCGGTGCCCTGGGCTATGGCGCAGACCGTTCGAAACAGCTGCGCTATACCCGTCCCTACCTGGTCAGCCCACGGGTACTGGTGTCCCGCAGCGACACCCCGCTGCCGGTGGCCAGCGCGCTGCAAGACCAGCGTATTGCCCTGATACGCGGTTCTCCGCAACTGGCCCTGTTGCAGCGACGCTACCCGCAGGCCAAGGTGGTCGAGGTGGACAACCCGCTCGGCCTGATGGAGGCCGTGGCCAACGGTAACGCCGACGTCGCCCTGAGCAGCCACATCAATGCAACCTACTACATCAACCATGTATTCAAGGACCGGTTGCGTATCGCCAGCGTGCTCGATGACGACCCAGCCGTCGCTGCCTTTGCCGTGGCCGCAGACCAGCCTCAACTGCAGGCGATCCTCGACAAGGCGCTGCTCAGTATTCCCCCGGAAGAGCTGGACCAGCTGATCAACCGCTGGCGCACCAGCACCCTGGTCAGCGACAGCCCCTGGCGCGACTACCGCACCCTGGCCCTGCAGGTCCTGGTGCTATCGGCCTTGCTGCTGGCCGGGGTGGTGTTCTGGAACAGCTACCTGCGCAAGCTCATCAACCAGCGCACCGAGGCCCAGCATGCGCTGCAAGCGCAGCTGGCCCTGAGCCGGGGCCTGCTGGAGCAACTGCGCCAGGCCAAGGACGACGCCGAGCAGGCCAGCCAGACCAAAAGCACCTTCCTGGCCACCATGAGCCATGAAATCCGCACCCCGATGAATGCCGTGATCGGCCTGCTGGAGATGGCCTTGGAAGACAGCCGCGGCGGCCGATGCGACGCCCAGACCCTGCAGACTGCCCATGATTCAGCCATCGGCCTGCTTGAACTGATTGGCGATATCCTGGACATTTCGCGTATCGAGTCCGGGCACATCACCCTGCAGCCGGTGCCCACCAACCTGGTCGAGCTGGTACGTGCCAGCGTACGGGTGTTCGAAGGCAATGCACGGGCCAAAGGCCTGCACCTGCACAGCGAACTGCCTGCTGCACCGGTCTGGGTCCTGGCTGATCCGCTGCGGCTCAAGCAGGTCCTGTCGAACCTGATCAGCAACGCCATCAAATTCACCGACCGTGGCGAAGTGCAGGCCAGCCTGCAGTTTTCGGCGCACGACACCGAGCGCCTGGCGGTGGTACTGAGCGTGCGCGACACCGGCATCGGTATCAGCCCTGCCGACCAGGCCCGGCTGTTCAATGCATTCGTCCAGGCCGACGGCCCACGGGCCCGCCAGGGTGCGGGTCTGGGCCTGGTCATCAGCCGCACCCTGGCCGAGTTGATGGGCGGCACCTTGAGCCTGCAAAGCGTAGAGGGCGTGGGCACCAAGGTGCAGATCAACCTGCAACTTCCCGCCTGCGCGGCACCGGCGCAGACCGAACAGCACGCCCCGGCCATGGAGAGCGACAGCGGCCCGCTTAACATCCTGGTCGTCGACGACTACCCCGCCAACCTGCTGTTGCTGGAGCGCCAGCTGCATACCCTGGGCCACCGCGTGACCCTGGCCGAGAACGGCGCAACCGCTTTGACACACTGGCAGACAGAACACTTCGACCTGGTGATAACCGATTGCAGCATGCCGGTCATGGATGGCCATGAGTTGACCCGTCGTATCCGCAGCCTCGAAGGCGAGCGCGGCCTGCCGCCATGCCGCATTCTCGGGGTGACCGCCAACGCCCAGGCCGAGGAGCGTGCCCGCTGCCTGGCCAGCGGCATGGACGAATGCCTGTTCAAGCCGATCGGCCTGCGTACGCTCAAGACCCATCTGCCCCAGGCCCAGCAGCCGCAGCCGCAGCCGCAGCAACCACCACCAGCGCAACCCGGCAGCGGGCTCAACCTCGGCGAACTGCGTCACCTGACCCAGGGCGATGAACAACTGACGCGGCATCTGCTGGAGCAACTGCTGCAAAGCGTCAGCGACGACCTGGCGGCATTGCGCGCACTGGCCGCAGACGCCCCCGCCGAGGCGTTGCGCGCCCTGGCTCACCGGATCAAGGGCGGCGCGAAGATGCTCAAGGTGCGGACGCTGGTCAAGGCCTGCGAAGCGATCGAACAGGCCCACGACCAGGGCCGCCCGACAGCGCAACTGCGCATGCAGCTGCAGGACAGCCTGCAGGACCTGCTGGTCGAGCTGGGCGATGCACTCAGTGCAATTGCAGCGTCGAACTGA